From Medicago truncatula cultivar Jemalong A17 chromosome 7, MtrunA17r5.0-ANR, whole genome shotgun sequence, a single genomic window includes:
- the LOC25498931 gene encoding phospholipase A(1) DAD1, chloroplastic, whose amino-acid sequence MDPKTKTLGKRWKEYQGMRNWDGLLDPLDDILRCEILRYGHFVEATYKSFEFDPSSSKYANCRFPKSTLLECCGLPNTGYKVTKYLHATSGIQLPSWMDKAPNWVATQSSYIGYVAVCDNKEEIKRLGRRDVVIAIRGTCTCLEWLENFRATLTNFSIPCNHNINDERKGVGTMVESGFLNLYTSSNYAKSSLESMQKMVKQEILRINQIYRQEELSLTITGHSLGAALATLIAYDVKISVPKLMVTVISFGGPRVGNRNFRQHLEKQGTKVLRIVNSDDVITKLPGFVFFDDVDKTPWMYAEVGKELRLCSRDSPYLGSTNVATCHELQTYLHLVDGFISSRCPFRASAKRFLRH is encoded by the coding sequence atggatccaaaaactaaaacacTTGGAAAAAGGTGGAAGGAGTATCAAGGGATGAGAAATTGGGACGGTTTGCTTGATCCGTTGGACGACATTCTACGTTGTGAAATCCTACGCTATGGCCATTTTGTTGAAGCTACGTATAAATCATTTGAGTTTGATCCTTCATCTTCCAAGTATGCAAATTGTAGATTTCCCAAAAGCACACTCTTAGAATGTTGTGGTTTACCTAACACGGGGTACAAAGTGACCAAATACCTACATGCAACTTCTGGGATTCAGCTACCAAGTTGGATGGATAAGGCACCAAATTGGGTAGCAACCCAATCAAGCTATATTGGATACGTAGCTGTGTGTGATAACAAGGAAGAAATCAAAAGACTTGGACGGCGTGATGTGGTTATTGCTATTAGAGGAACATGCACATGTTTAGAATGGCTTGAAAACTTTCGTGCCACACTCACCAACTTTTCTATCCCATGCAACCACAACATTAATGATGAGAGAAAAGGTGTGGGGACCATGGTAGAAAGTGGATTCTTGAATCTCTATACCTCATCAAATTATGCAAAATCATCGTTAGAAAGTATGCAAAAAATGGTGAAACAAGAGATTTTAAGGATCAATCAAATATACCGTCAAGAAGAATTGAGTTTGACCATAACTGGACATAGTTTGGGAGCAGCATTGGCTACGTTGATTGCGTATGATGTTAAGATTAGTGTTCCCAAACTAATGGTGACAGTCATCTCGTTTGGTGGGCCTCGTGTGGGCAATAGAAATTTTCGACAACACCTTGAGAAGCAAGGAACAAAGGTTTTGCGCATAGTGAATTCAGATGATGTTATTACCAAGCTACCAGGGTTTGTATTTTTTGATGATGTGGATAAGACACCATGGATGTATGCTGAAGTTGGAAAGGAACTTCGATTGTGTAGTAGGGATTCTCCTTACCTAGGTAGCACGAACGTTGCCACATGTCATGAGTTGCAAACGTATTTGCATCTTGTCGATGGCTTTATTAGCTCTAGGTGTCCCTTCCGAGCCTCTGCCAAGAGGTTCCTTCGACATTGA